One Corynebacterium uterequi DNA segment encodes these proteins:
- a CDS encoding biotin/lipoyl-containing protein, translating into MKIHAPFAGIVRYHVAPGQQVAAGDTLATVEAIKLEASVPAPGPGTVGEVFRADFSDVLGGDELLELGQ; encoded by the coding sequence ATGAAAATCCATGCGCCTTTTGCCGGAATAGTTCGGTACCACGTCGCTCCTGGTCAACAGGTGGCCGCCGGCGATACCCTCGCCACGGTGGAAGCCATCAAGCTTGAGGCCTCAGTGCCGGCCCCGGGGCCGGGGACAGTGGGCGAGGTGTTCCGTGCTGATTTCTCGGATGTCCTCGGCGGCGACGAGTTGTTGGAGTTGGGCCAGTGA
- the rsmD gene encoding 16S rRNA (guanine(966)-N(2))-methyltransferase RsmD: MTRIIAGEARGRTIAVPPTGTRPTSDRAREGLFSSLQVRFGFLDAVVLDLFAGSGALGLEAASRGAATVHLVDDDATACEIMRRNAAIVKHDDVHIHQLKASAYLAQAPHDYFDMVLIDPPYALADASVVDMLDALQPCLRDGAAVVVERHRDSPETDWPAAFTPTGQKLKKRTYGIARMDMATFERMDR; this comes from the coding sequence GTGACGCGCATCATTGCCGGGGAGGCGCGCGGGCGCACCATTGCTGTGCCGCCGACGGGCACCAGGCCGACGTCCGACCGCGCCCGCGAGGGGCTCTTCTCCTCCCTTCAGGTGCGATTCGGCTTCCTTGATGCCGTGGTGCTCGACCTCTTCGCCGGTTCGGGAGCCCTCGGCCTAGAGGCCGCCAGTAGGGGAGCGGCCACGGTACATTTGGTCGATGACGACGCCACCGCCTGCGAGATCATGCGCCGCAACGCGGCCATCGTGAAGCACGACGACGTCCACATCCACCAGCTCAAGGCATCCGCCTACCTGGCGCAGGCCCCGCACGACTACTTCGACATGGTGCTCATTGACCCGCCCTATGCGCTGGCGGACGCATCCGTGGTGGACATGCTTGATGCCCTGCAGCCGTGCTTGCGCGACGGCGCGGCCGTCGTGGTGGAACGCCACCGGGATTCCCCGGAAACGGACTGGCCGGCGGCGTTTACCCCCACGGGGCAAAAGCTGAAGAAGCGAACCTATGGCATCGCGCGGATGGACATGGCAACATTTGAGCGAATGGACCGCTAA
- the coaD gene encoding pantetheine-phosphate adenylyltransferase, which translates to MYKAVCPGSFDPVTNGHLSIFRRAAPLFDEVTVLVTGNPNKKSGLFSVEERVELIREVTADITNLRVDSWSGLLVDYTTAHGVQALVKGLRSSLDFDYEQPMAQVNRRLTGVETLFLMTDEQYGYVSSSLCKEVVRFGGDVSGLVPATVHEAMKAKYAG; encoded by the coding sequence ATGTACAAGGCTGTCTGCCCCGGGTCCTTCGACCCTGTGACCAATGGGCACCTGTCTATCTTCCGTCGGGCCGCGCCTCTGTTCGACGAGGTCACCGTGCTTGTCACCGGCAACCCCAACAAGAAGTCGGGGTTGTTTAGTGTGGAGGAACGCGTGGAACTCATCCGGGAGGTCACGGCAGACATCACCAACCTGCGAGTTGATAGCTGGTCTGGCCTGCTCGTGGACTACACGACCGCCCATGGCGTGCAAGCGCTGGTTAAAGGGCTGCGGTCCTCTCTCGACTTCGACTACGAGCAGCCTATGGCTCAGGTTAACCGCCGCCTCACTGGCGTGGAGACGCTGTTCCTCATGACTGACGAGCAATACGGCTACGTTTCCAGTTCCCTGTGCAAGGAAGTGGTGCGCTTCGGGGGAGACGTCTCTGGCCTGGTGCCCGCGACGGTGCACGAGGCCATGAAGGCGAAGTACGCGGGGTAG
- a CDS encoding MauE/DoxX family redox-associated membrane protein: MLGGIAVSQSVLRDYGVRQPFLNRSVAALLPFWELLLAIGLLVPVLNGPAKVSCSVLFALYAVMQAGTLLRGKSVVVDFWLFAFECG, from the coding sequence ATGCTAGGCGGCATCGCGGTGAGCCAGTCGGTCCTGCGTGATTACGGCGTCCGGCAGCCTTTTCTCAACCGATCTGTGGCCGCACTATTGCCCTTCTGGGAGCTGCTGTTGGCGATCGGGTTACTGGTTCCGGTTTTAAACGGTCCTGCTAAGGTTTCCTGCTCCGTGCTCTTTGCGCTCTACGCAGTCATGCAGGCGGGAACTTTGCTGAGGGGGAAATCTGTCGTAGTAGATTTCTGGCTCTTCGCGTTTGAGTGTGGGTGA